The proteins below come from a single Thermopolyspora flexuosa genomic window:
- a CDS encoding NADP-dependent isocitrate dehydrogenase — translation MPKIKVAGPVVELDGDEMTRIIWQFIKDQLILPYLDIDLKYYDLSIQNRDATDDQVTIDAAHAIKKYGVGVKCATITPDEARVKEFGLKKMWKSPNGTIRNILGGVVFREPIVVSNIPRLVPGWTKPIIIGRHAHGDQYKAADFVVPGPGTVTLTYVPEDGGEPIEMEVAKFTGPGVAMGMYNFDQSIRDFARATMRYALDRKYPLYLSTKNTIVKAYDGRFKDIFQEVFESEFKAEFEAAGITYEHRLIDDMVAQVLKWEGGIVWACKNYDGDVQSDVVAQGFGSLGLMTSVLMTPDGRTVEAEAAHGTVTRHYRQHQQGKPTSTNPIASIFAWTRGLQHRGKLDNTPEVTEFAQTLERVCIETVESGKMTKDLALLVGGDTPWLTTQEFLSAIDENLKRAMNV, via the coding sequence ATGCCGAAGATCAAGGTAGCGGGCCCCGTCGTCGAACTCGACGGCGACGAGATGACCCGGATCATCTGGCAGTTCATCAAGGACCAGCTGATCCTGCCCTACCTGGACATCGACCTGAAGTACTACGACCTGAGCATCCAGAACCGCGACGCCACCGACGACCAGGTCACGATCGACGCGGCGCACGCTATCAAGAAGTACGGCGTCGGCGTCAAGTGTGCGACGATCACTCCTGACGAGGCCCGCGTCAAGGAGTTCGGCCTGAAGAAGATGTGGAAGTCCCCGAACGGGACGATCCGCAACATCCTCGGCGGCGTGGTGTTCCGTGAGCCGATCGTGGTTTCCAACATCCCCCGGCTCGTGCCCGGGTGGACCAAGCCGATCATCATCGGCCGTCACGCCCACGGCGACCAGTACAAGGCGGCGGACTTCGTCGTGCCCGGCCCCGGCACGGTGACCCTCACCTACGTGCCCGAGGACGGCGGCGAGCCGATCGAGATGGAGGTCGCGAAGTTCACCGGCCCCGGCGTCGCCATGGGCATGTACAACTTCGACCAGTCCATCCGGGACTTCGCGCGCGCCACCATGCGGTACGCGCTCGACCGGAAGTACCCGCTCTACCTGTCCACGAAGAACACGATCGTCAAGGCGTACGACGGCCGGTTCAAGGACATCTTCCAGGAGGTCTTCGAGAGCGAGTTCAAGGCCGAGTTCGAGGCCGCCGGCATCACCTACGAGCACCGGCTCATCGACGACATGGTCGCCCAGGTGCTCAAGTGGGAGGGCGGCATCGTCTGGGCCTGCAAGAACTACGACGGCGACGTGCAGTCCGACGTGGTGGCGCAGGGCTTCGGCTCGCTCGGCCTGATGACCAGCGTGCTCATGACCCCGGACGGCCGGACCGTCGAGGCGGAGGCCGCGCACGGCACCGTGACCCGGCACTACCGCCAGCACCAGCAGGGCAAGCCCACCTCCACCAACCCGATCGCGTCGATCTTCGCCTGGACCCGCGGCCTGCAGCACCGCGGCAAGCTCGACAACACCCCCGAGGTGACCGAGTTCGCCCAGACGCTCGAGCGGGTCTGCATCGAGACCGTCGAGAGCGGCAAGATGACCAAGGACCTCGCGCTGCTCGTCGGCGGCGACACCCCCTGGCTCACCACCCAGGAGTTCCTCTCCGCGATCGACGAGAACCTCAAGCGCGCGATGAACGTCTGA
- a CDS encoding cupin domain-containing protein: MVRKIESATRIPVPGGKIIDEYVGRVNTGDERLSVAHMVAPPGWTEPPQTPEFAEFTLVLRGTLHVEHDGEVIEVGAGQAVVTEPGERIRYGVGPEGAEYVAICLPAFSPDTAHREDE; this comes from the coding sequence ATGGTGCGGAAGATCGAGTCGGCCACCCGCATCCCGGTGCCGGGCGGCAAGATCATCGACGAGTACGTGGGCCGGGTGAACACCGGGGACGAGCGGCTGTCGGTCGCCCACATGGTCGCCCCGCCCGGGTGGACCGAGCCGCCGCAGACGCCAGAGTTCGCCGAGTTCACCCTGGTGCTGCGCGGCACGCTGCACGTGGAGCACGACGGCGAGGTGATCGAGGTCGGCGCGGGCCAGGCCGTGGTGACCGAGCCGGGCGAGCGCATCCGGTACGGCGTCGGCCCGGAGGGCGCCGAGTACGTGGCGATCTGCCTGCCCGCGTTCTCGCCGGACACCGCCCACCGGGAGGACGAATGA
- a CDS encoding PH domain-containing protein: MFRSKGAFVLGWIWLIFAALNAVDLIARGSMPSSLIAGAVLGVLTAVIYVTCLRPGIFLREDGVLVRNPLRDAFIPWSALGDVRVTHAILIESGGRTIRSWTPQVSNRELMRMARDRAATRRAGEPDGTDDRPPRTPHDHAAALAGRTHAHWVAEQIVEESARARTRTGDTAGTLTVTWSPVPLSALGAALLLVAAAVVASL, from the coding sequence GTGTTCCGGTCGAAGGGCGCGTTCGTCCTCGGCTGGATCTGGCTGATCTTCGCCGCGCTCAACGCCGTCGACCTGATCGCGCGGGGCAGCATGCCCTCCTCGCTCATCGCCGGTGCCGTGCTCGGCGTGCTCACCGCGGTGATCTACGTGACCTGCCTGCGCCCCGGCATCTTCCTGCGCGAGGACGGCGTGCTCGTCCGCAACCCGCTCCGCGACGCGTTCATCCCCTGGTCGGCGCTCGGCGACGTCCGGGTCACCCACGCGATCCTCATCGAGTCCGGCGGCCGCACCATCCGCTCCTGGACCCCGCAGGTCTCGAACCGGGAACTCATGCGCATGGCCCGCGACCGGGCCGCCACCCGCCGCGCCGGCGAGCCGGACGGCACGGACGACCGGCCGCCCCGCACCCCGCACGACCACGCCGCGGCCCTCGCCGGCCGTACCCACGCCCACTGGGTCGCCGAGCAGATCGTCGAGGAGTCGGCCCGCGCCCGCACCCGCACAGGCGACACCGCGGGCACGCTCACCGTGACCTGGTCCCCCGTCCCCCTCTCCGCCCTCGGCGCCGCCCTCCTGCTCGTCGCCGCCGCCGTGGTCGCCTCGCTCTGA
- a CDS encoding malate dehydrogenase, producing the protein MAKTPVKVTVTGAAGQIGYALLFRIASGQLLGSDVPVKLSLLEIPQAIKAAEGTAMELDDCAFPLLRGIEITDDPNVAFDGANVALLVGARPRTKGMERRDLLEANGGIFGPQGRAINEHAADDIRVLVVGNPANTNALIARSAAPDVPAERFTAMTRLDHNRALSQLAQKLDVPVSDIKKMTIWGNHSATQYPDLYHAEVGGKIAAELVDEAWLRDTFIPTVAKRGAAIIEARGASSAASAANAAIDHVYDWVNGTPEGDWTSAAVVSDGSYGVPEGLVSSFPVVSRNGRWEIVQGLEINEFSRERIDASVRELEEERDAVRALGLI; encoded by the coding sequence ATGGCCAAGACTCCCGTGAAGGTCACCGTCACCGGTGCCGCCGGTCAGATCGGATACGCGCTGCTGTTCCGCATCGCCTCGGGTCAGCTCCTCGGCAGTGACGTCCCGGTGAAGCTGAGCCTGCTGGAGATCCCGCAGGCCATCAAGGCCGCCGAGGGCACCGCCATGGAGCTCGACGACTGCGCCTTCCCGCTGCTGCGCGGTATCGAGATCACCGACGACCCGAACGTCGCCTTCGACGGCGCCAACGTCGCGCTGCTCGTCGGCGCCCGCCCGCGCACCAAGGGCATGGAGCGCCGTGACCTGCTGGAGGCGAACGGCGGCATCTTCGGCCCGCAGGGCCGTGCGATCAACGAGCACGCCGCCGACGACATCCGGGTGCTCGTGGTGGGCAACCCGGCGAACACCAACGCGCTCATCGCCAGGTCCGCGGCCCCGGACGTACCGGCCGAGCGGTTCACCGCGATGACCCGCCTCGACCACAACCGCGCGCTCAGCCAGCTCGCCCAGAAGCTCGACGTGCCGGTGAGCGACATCAAGAAGATGACGATCTGGGGCAACCACTCGGCCACGCAGTACCCCGACCTCTACCACGCCGAGGTCGGCGGCAAGATCGCGGCCGAGCTGGTGGACGAGGCCTGGCTGCGGGACACCTTCATCCCGACCGTGGCCAAGCGTGGCGCGGCGATCATCGAGGCCCGTGGCGCGTCCTCGGCCGCCTCCGCGGCGAACGCGGCGATCGACCACGTCTACGACTGGGTGAACGGCACCCCGGAGGGCGACTGGACCTCCGCTGCGGTCGTCTCCGACGGCTCGTACGGCGTGCCGGAGGGCCTGGTCTCCTCGTTCCCGGTGGTGTCCCGGAACGGCCGCTGGGAGATCGTCCAGGGCCTGGAGATCAACGAGTTCTCCCGGGAGCGGATCGACGCCTCGGTCCGCGAGCTGGAGGAGGAGCGCGACGCCGTCCGCGCCCTCGGCCTCATCTGA
- the trpS gene encoding tryptophan--tRNA ligase, protein MARPRVLSGIQPTADSFHLGNYLGALRQWVEMQETHDSYYMVVDLHALTVEWDPELLRRRTRVAAAQLFAIGLDPEKCTVFVQSHVREHTELAWILTCLTGMGEASRMTQYKDKSAKQEFVGVGLFTYPILQAADILLYQADQVPVGADQKQHLELTRDLAQRFNHRFGETFRLPQPYILKEVEKITDLQEPTAKMSKSSSSPQGILDLLDEPGPLRKKIMRAVTDTGTEIRADEENKPGITNLLRILSALTKTPIPELEKRYEGQGYGTFKKDVAEAVIETFTPIRERTQRLLADEAELDKLLAIGAERARAVAQETMEQVRERVGFLPIPR, encoded by the coding sequence ATGGCCAGACCCCGTGTTCTCTCCGGCATCCAGCCGACCGCAGACTCCTTCCACCTGGGCAACTACCTGGGCGCGCTGCGCCAGTGGGTCGAGATGCAGGAGACGCACGACTCCTACTACATGGTCGTCGACCTGCACGCGCTCACCGTCGAGTGGGACCCGGAGCTGCTGCGCCGCCGTACCCGGGTCGCCGCCGCCCAGCTCTTCGCGATCGGGCTGGACCCGGAGAAGTGCACGGTCTTCGTGCAGAGCCACGTGCGCGAACACACCGAGCTGGCCTGGATCCTCACCTGCCTCACCGGCATGGGCGAGGCGTCGCGCATGACCCAGTACAAGGACAAGTCCGCCAAGCAGGAGTTCGTCGGCGTGGGCCTGTTCACCTACCCGATCCTGCAGGCCGCGGACATCCTCCTGTATCAGGCCGACCAGGTGCCGGTCGGGGCCGACCAGAAGCAGCACCTGGAGCTCACCCGCGACCTCGCCCAGCGGTTCAACCACCGGTTCGGGGAGACGTTCCGGCTGCCGCAGCCGTACATCCTCAAGGAGGTCGAGAAGATCACCGACCTCCAGGAGCCCACGGCGAAGATGTCCAAGTCCTCCTCGAGCCCGCAGGGCATCCTCGACCTGCTCGACGAGCCCGGCCCGCTGCGCAAGAAGATCATGCGCGCGGTGACCGACACCGGCACCGAGATCCGTGCCGACGAGGAGAACAAGCCCGGCATCACCAACCTGCTGCGCATCCTCTCCGCGCTCACCAAGACGCCCATCCCCGAGCTGGAGAAGCGCTACGAGGGCCAGGGCTACGGCACGTTCAAGAAGGACGTCGCCGAGGCCGTGATCGAGACCTTCACCCCGATCCGCGAGCGCACCCAGCGCCTCCTCGCCGACGAGGCCGAACTCGACAAGCTCCTCGCCATCGGCGCCGAGCGCGCCCGCGCCGTCGCCCAGGAGACGATGGAGCAGGTCCGCGAGCGCGTCGGCTTCCTGCCCATCCCGCGCTAG
- a CDS encoding helix-turn-helix domain-containing protein, with translation MNRPPAPASPDDFAAEMMAYAIRWWRESVARMSLRQAGMRIPLSHSYLSKLERNRRPLTADLVSQLDRAYRAEGKITEFYCLITKFDHASRCTLAVSPSQAEEDETERRRLLQLAATGMGVGAFIAPDESVRRLVDIALNTAPRSVEDWELVRDDHLHAIRTRPAAEVHDDLLVDLLRIHRELLHADDGERTELYRIAAVLAAFHASVLTRLGERGGALRWYETARAAADSSGDRDLRLLIRGHEADHSLYGLRSPEAVLRLTQDALRIAGSSPRPSVGLVFVTRAQAHALALTNRRAEARKAVQRFTDIAEANFPVVPGFWESSDYRIYFTHSQVFSAIGDETAAAKAQESILKGDPAGYQVPINARLHAAQCTVVNGGIGEGVRQATEVLAAIPRPYCNLMITETARRILRAVPVHQRNHPAVADLHAVLPITTAKDIDV, from the coding sequence ATGAACAGGCCTCCCGCGCCGGCAAGCCCGGATGATTTCGCAGCCGAGATGATGGCCTACGCGATCCGCTGGTGGCGCGAGAGCGTCGCCCGGATGAGCCTTCGCCAGGCTGGCATGCGCATTCCCCTGAGCCACTCGTATCTCAGCAAACTGGAACGTAACCGGCGGCCTCTAACGGCCGATCTCGTCTCACAGCTGGACCGGGCCTATCGCGCGGAAGGGAAGATAACGGAGTTTTACTGCCTGATCACTAAATTCGATCACGCATCCCGGTGTACTCTCGCCGTTAGTCCGTCACAAGCCGAGGAGGACGAAACGGAACGCCGAAGGCTTCTCCAGCTCGCCGCTACCGGCATGGGGGTCGGCGCATTCATCGCACCGGACGAATCGGTGCGCCGCCTGGTCGACATCGCGCTCAACACCGCGCCGCGCAGCGTCGAAGACTGGGAATTGGTCCGGGACGACCATCTGCACGCAATTCGCACCCGGCCGGCCGCCGAGGTGCACGACGATCTACTGGTCGATCTCCTTCGCATTCACCGCGAACTGCTTCACGCCGACGACGGCGAGCGGACCGAGCTGTACCGCATCGCGGCCGTGCTCGCCGCATTCCACGCCAGCGTCCTGACGCGCCTGGGCGAACGCGGCGGGGCGTTGCGCTGGTACGAGACGGCACGTGCCGCCGCCGACAGCTCCGGCGACCGCGATCTGCGTCTCCTGATCCGCGGCCACGAGGCGGATCACAGCCTCTATGGTCTGCGCAGCCCGGAGGCGGTGCTGCGGTTGACCCAGGATGCGCTGCGTATTGCGGGTTCGAGCCCGCGTCCCTCGGTCGGCCTGGTATTCGTCACGCGGGCGCAGGCGCACGCGCTCGCACTGACGAACCGCCGCGCCGAGGCCCGGAAGGCCGTGCAGCGGTTCACCGACATCGCTGAGGCGAATTTTCCCGTCGTGCCGGGATTCTGGGAATCGTCCGACTACCGCATCTACTTCACCCACAGCCAGGTCTTCTCTGCGATCGGCGACGAGACCGCGGCGGCCAAGGCGCAGGAGTCCATCCTCAAAGGCGACCCGGCCGGCTACCAGGTGCCCATCAACGCGCGCCTGCACGCCGCGCAGTGCACGGTGGTGAACGGCGGCATCGGCGAAGGCGTTCGGCAGGCCACGGAAGTCCTTGCAGCCATTCCCAGGCCCTACTGCAACCTCATGATCACCGAGACGGCGCGCCGCATCCTCCGCGCGGTGCCCGTCCATCAGCGCAACCATCCGGCCGTGGCCGACCTCCATGCGGTTCTCCCCATCACCACCGCGAAGGACATTGACGTGTAG
- a CDS encoding DUF3017 domain-containing protein, whose amino-acid sequence MAQEPKKDRIGWPYWLVLAGAAAGVAVALTGPQVWHGAVVMGAAILLGALIRLVVAKPGDLAVRTKALDVLTLGGLGGALVLSGALMVMF is encoded by the coding sequence GTGGCGCAGGAGCCGAAGAAGGATCGCATCGGCTGGCCGTACTGGCTGGTGCTGGCGGGCGCGGCCGCCGGCGTGGCCGTGGCGCTCACCGGGCCACAGGTGTGGCACGGAGCGGTGGTGATGGGCGCGGCGATCCTCCTCGGCGCGCTCATCCGGCTGGTGGTGGCGAAGCCCGGTGACCTTGCGGTGCGGACCAAGGCGCTCGACGTGCTGACGCTCGGGGGCCTCGGGGGCGCGTTGGTGCTGAGCGGGGCGCTGATGGTCATGTTCTGA
- a CDS encoding serine/threonine-protein kinase: MPQISPLMAGDPVRLGPFTLTGRIGEGGQGTVYLGYTSHGERAAVKLLHVKFTGDAAARSRFARELRAATRVGSSAYTARVIAADLDGDTPYIASEFIDGRSLREVVETDGPLRGPELDRLAVGTATALAEIHRAGIVHRDFKPDNVLIGPDGPRVVDFGIARILDSTGTVTSRAVGTPAFMAPEQIAGAAVGPHTDVFAWGSVIMFAATGRSPFDGPSIATVLSRVLTHDVDVTGLPGPLGEAVRASLSKTPADRPTAFDILGRLLGGSGPDGDRTVLMPRPRR, translated from the coding sequence ATGCCGCAGATCTCGCCGCTCATGGCGGGCGACCCGGTACGGCTCGGGCCCTTCACGCTGACCGGTCGCATCGGCGAGGGCGGACAGGGCACCGTCTACCTCGGCTACACCAGCCACGGGGAGCGGGCCGCGGTCAAGCTGCTGCACGTCAAGTTCACCGGCGACGCGGCGGCCCGGTCGCGGTTCGCCCGGGAGCTGCGCGCCGCCACCCGGGTCGGCTCGTCGGCCTACACCGCCCGGGTGATCGCGGCCGACCTCGACGGCGACACGCCGTACATCGCCAGCGAGTTCATCGACGGGCGGTCGCTGCGTGAGGTGGTGGAGACCGACGGGCCGCTGCGCGGCCCCGAGCTCGACCGGCTCGCGGTCGGCACCGCCACCGCGCTCGCCGAGATCCACCGGGCCGGCATCGTGCACCGCGACTTCAAGCCGGACAACGTGCTCATCGGCCCGGACGGGCCGCGGGTGGTGGACTTCGGCATCGCCCGCATCCTCGACTCCACCGGCACGGTCACCAGCCGGGCGGTCGGCACCCCGGCGTTCATGGCGCCCGAGCAGATCGCGGGCGCGGCGGTGGGGCCGCACACCGACGTGTTCGCCTGGGGCTCGGTGATCATGTTCGCCGCGACCGGGCGGTCGCCGTTCGACGGGCCGTCGATCGCGACCGTGCTCAGCCGCGTGCTCACCCACGACGTCGACGTGACCGGCCTGCCCGGGCCGCTGGGCGAGGCGGTGCGGGCCAGCCTGAGCAAGACGCCCGCGGACCGGCCCACCGCGTTCGACATCCTCGGCCGCCTGCTCGGCGGGTCCGGGCCCGACGGCGATCGGACCGTGCTCATGCCCCGGCCGCGCCGCTAG
- a CDS encoding hemolysin family protein, with the protein MGTVAANIALVLLFILIGGFFAAAEIALVSLRESQVRRLAERGRRGARVARLARDPNRFLSSVQIGVTVATMLSAAFGADTLARDLAPALAARGVPEAVAAPLALVLVTLAISYVSLVLGELAPKRLALQRSASLALVVAPVIDRIAVLSRPVIWLLSKSTDGVVRLLGGNPAADRSAVTVEELRDMVVGSQVLTPDERRLIGEVFAAGKRQVREVLLPRTEVEFMDADTPFAQAAARAAASPHSRFPVFRGSHDNVIGFVHIRDLLNPALRGHDEPLGELVPVRPVKFVPASKMVLAALSEMRDEGHHLAIVVDEYGGTSGIVTLEDLVEELIGDIRDEYDRTAAPVRRVSGELDLDGLVNLDGFAAETGMRLPDGPYETLGGFIMAALGRVPQTGDEVRIGGYLLTVTEMDGRRVARVRVSPYAPGAAVPGLAGPPGTAEPAPPDGDDGGPSPPRGGGGVESQNASGT; encoded by the coding sequence GTGGGCACCGTCGCCGCGAACATCGCCCTGGTCCTGCTCTTCATCCTGATCGGCGGCTTCTTCGCCGCCGCCGAGATCGCCCTGGTCTCGCTGCGGGAGAGCCAGGTGCGCCGCCTCGCCGAGCGCGGCCGCCGCGGCGCCCGGGTCGCGCGCCTCGCCCGGGACCCCAACCGCTTCCTCTCCTCGGTGCAGATCGGCGTCACCGTCGCCACCATGCTCTCGGCCGCGTTCGGCGCCGACACCCTCGCCCGCGACCTCGCGCCCGCGCTCGCCGCCCGCGGGGTGCCCGAGGCGGTGGCCGCGCCGCTCGCGCTCGTGCTCGTCACGCTCGCCATCTCGTACGTGTCGCTGGTGCTCGGCGAGCTCGCGCCGAAACGGCTCGCGCTGCAGCGCTCGGCCTCGCTCGCGCTCGTCGTGGCCCCCGTCATCGACCGCATCGCCGTACTCTCCCGGCCGGTGATCTGGCTGCTGTCGAAGTCCACCGACGGCGTGGTGCGGCTGCTCGGCGGCAACCCGGCCGCCGACCGCAGCGCGGTCACCGTGGAGGAGCTGCGCGACATGGTGGTGGGCAGCCAGGTGCTCACCCCGGACGAGCGGCGGCTGATCGGCGAGGTGTTCGCCGCGGGCAAGCGGCAGGTGCGCGAGGTGCTGCTGCCACGCACCGAGGTGGAGTTCATGGACGCCGACACGCCGTTCGCGCAGGCCGCCGCCCGCGCCGCCGCCTCCCCGCACTCCCGGTTCCCGGTGTTCCGCGGCTCGCACGACAACGTGATCGGGTTCGTGCACATCCGCGACCTGCTCAACCCGGCGCTCCGCGGCCACGACGAGCCGCTCGGCGAACTCGTGCCGGTACGCCCGGTGAAGTTCGTGCCCGCGAGCAAGATGGTGCTCGCCGCGCTCTCCGAGATGCGCGACGAGGGCCACCACCTCGCCATCGTGGTCGACGAGTACGGCGGCACCAGCGGCATCGTCACGCTCGAGGACCTGGTCGAGGAGCTGATCGGCGACATCCGCGACGAGTACGACCGCACCGCCGCGCCGGTGCGGCGGGTCTCCGGCGAGCTCGACCTCGACGGCCTGGTCAACCTCGACGGCTTCGCCGCGGAGACCGGCATGCGGCTGCCGGACGGGCCGTACGAGACGCTCGGCGGCTTCATCATGGCCGCGCTCGGCCGGGTGCCCCAGACCGGGGACGAGGTGCGGATCGGCGGCTACCTGCTCACCGTGACCGAGATGGACGGCCGGCGGGTCGCCCGGGTGCGGGTGTCCCCGTACGCGCCCGGCGCCGCCGTACCGGGCCTCGCCGGACCGCCCGGTACGGCCGAGCCGGCGCCGCCGGACGGCGACGACGGCGGGCCTTCTCCGCCACGCGGCGGCGGTGGCGTCGAGTCGCAGAACGCCTCCGGAACCTGA
- the galE gene encoding UDP-glucose 4-epimerase GalE — translation MKLLVTGGAGYIGSVVAAQLLEAGHEVTVLDDLSTGHADAVPPGARFERCSITEAGPVLERGFDAVLHFAAKSLVGESVADPAKYWHSNLGGTLALLDAMRRAGVDRIVFSSTAATYGEPERCPIEETDPTRPTNPYGASKLAIDTALTTFAGLYGLGAVSLRYFNVAGAYTAADGRVYRERHDTETHLIPNVLAVARGERPSVRIFGDDYPTPDGTCVRDYIHVADLARAHLLALDACTPGRHAIYNLGNGSGFSVKEVIEVCRAVTGHPIPAEVAPRRPGDPAILVASSERIRRDLGWSPEHPSLKQIVADAWAALAG, via the coding sequence GTGAAGCTCCTGGTCACCGGCGGGGCCGGGTACATCGGCAGCGTCGTCGCCGCGCAGCTCCTCGAGGCGGGGCACGAGGTGACCGTGCTCGACGACCTGTCCACGGGGCATGCGGACGCGGTGCCGCCCGGCGCCCGATTCGAACGGTGCTCGATCACCGAGGCCGGCCCGGTGCTCGAGCGCGGCTTCGACGCCGTGCTGCACTTCGCGGCAAAGTCCCTGGTCGGCGAGTCGGTGGCGGACCCGGCGAAGTACTGGCACTCCAACCTCGGCGGCACGCTCGCGCTGCTGGACGCGATGCGCCGGGCGGGCGTGGACCGGATCGTGTTCTCCTCCACCGCCGCGACGTACGGCGAGCCGGAGCGCTGCCCCATCGAGGAGACCGACCCCACCCGGCCGACCAACCCGTACGGGGCGTCCAAGCTCGCCATCGACACCGCGCTCACCACGTTCGCGGGCCTGTACGGCCTCGGCGCGGTGAGCCTGCGGTACTTCAACGTCGCCGGGGCCTACACGGCCGCGGACGGCCGGGTGTACCGGGAGCGCCACGACACCGAGACCCACCTCATCCCGAACGTGCTCGCCGTGGCCCGCGGCGAGCGCCCGTCGGTGCGGATCTTCGGCGACGACTACCCCACCCCGGACGGCACCTGCGTCCGCGACTACATCCACGTCGCCGACCTCGCCCGCGCCCACCTGCTCGCGCTCGACGCGTGCACGCCGGGCCGCCACGCGATCTACAACCTCGGCAACGGCTCCGGTTTCTCGGTCAAGGAGGTGATCGAGGTGTGCCGCGCGGTCACCGGGCACCCGATCCCGGCCGAGGTCGCCCCGCGCCGCCCCGGCGACCCGGCGATCCTCGTGGCCTCCAGCGAGCGCATCCGGCGCGACCTCGGCTGGTCCCCCGAGCACCCGTCGCTGAAGCAGATCGTCGCCGACGCCTGGGCCGCCCTGGCCGGGTGA
- a CDS encoding adenosine deaminase: protein MDQKPTLEEIRKAPKVLLHDHLDGGLRPETIVDLARESGYDRLPSTDPDNLRQWFHEAADSGSLERYLETFAHTVGVMQTREALYRVALECAEDLAADGVVYAEVRFAPEQHTSAGLGLDEVVQAVLDGFKDGSARYGIRVGTLLTAMRHQARSMEIAELAVRYRDVGVVGFDIAGAEAGYPPTRHLDAFEYLQRENAHFTIHAGEAFGLPSIWQAIQWCGADRLGHGVRIIDDIQVSPDGTAKLGRLAAYVRDKRIPLEMCPTSNLQTGAAPSIAEHPIGLLRRLYFRVTVNTDNRLMSNTSLSEEFAKLVDAFGYGWDDLQWFTVNAMKSAFIPFDERLALINGVIKPGFARLKWRAGLP from the coding sequence ATGGACCAGAAGCCGACTCTAGAGGAGATCCGCAAGGCGCCGAAGGTACTGCTCCACGACCATCTCGACGGCGGCCTTCGGCCGGAGACGATCGTCGATCTCGCCCGCGAGTCGGGGTACGACCGGCTGCCCAGCACCGACCCGGACAACCTGCGGCAGTGGTTCCACGAGGCGGCCGACTCGGGCTCGCTCGAACGGTACCTGGAGACCTTCGCCCACACGGTCGGGGTGATGCAGACCCGCGAGGCGCTGTACCGGGTGGCGCTCGAGTGCGCCGAGGACCTCGCCGCCGACGGCGTCGTGTACGCCGAGGTGCGGTTCGCCCCCGAGCAGCACACCTCGGCCGGGCTCGGCCTCGACGAGGTGGTCCAGGCGGTCCTCGACGGCTTCAAGGACGGCTCGGCGCGGTACGGCATCCGCGTGGGCACGCTGCTCACCGCGATGCGGCACCAGGCCCGCTCGATGGAGATCGCCGAGCTCGCGGTCCGGTACCGGGACGTGGGCGTGGTCGGCTTCGACATCGCCGGCGCCGAGGCGGGCTACCCGCCGACCCGGCACCTGGACGCGTTCGAGTACCTGCAGCGGGAGAACGCCCACTTCACCATCCACGCCGGGGAGGCGTTCGGCCTGCCGTCGATCTGGCAGGCGATCCAGTGGTGCGGCGCCGACCGGCTCGGCCACGGCGTGCGCATCATCGACGACATCCAGGTCTCCCCGGACGGCACGGCGAAGCTCGGCCGCCTCGCCGCGTACGTGCGGGACAAGCGCATCCCGCTGGAGATGTGCCCCACCTCGAACCTGCAGACCGGCGCGGCCCCGTCGATCGCCGAGCACCCGATCGGCCTGCTGCGGCGGCTCTACTTCCGGGTGACGGTGAACACCGACAACCGGCTGATGAGCAACACCTCGCTGTCCGAGGAGTTCGCCAAGCTCGTCGACGCCTTCGGTTACGGCTGGGACGACCTGCAGTGGTTCACGGTGAACGCGATGAAGTCGGCGTTCATCCCGTTCGACGAGCGCCTGGCGCTGATCAACGGCGTGATCAAGCCGGGCTTCGCCCGGCTGAAGTGGCGGGCGGGCCTGCCATGA